One Methanolobus sp. WCC4 DNA segment encodes these proteins:
- a CDS encoding DUF61 family protein: MSDRYPLSNDSILTRWMRLEIGKLNDGIVSERKSLASLLEEEKPVSRTKVGKEHVFDINVLQDLSERLPPDLHGKLKLPIIFFSDTKVPDSCYLNDPDALSALQILGELSEMRQMQQGKMWVGKSIAYAIMRKYPTVVQIAMR, translated from the coding sequence ATGTCCGACAGATATCCACTGTCCAATGATTCCATCCTCACAAGATGGATGAGACTGGAGATAGGAAAGCTGAACGATGGCATCGTTTCCGAGCGTAAGAGCCTTGCCAGCCTTCTTGAAGAGGAAAAACCTGTCTCAAGGACAAAAGTGGGGAAAGAGCACGTCTTTGACATCAATGTACTGCAAGACCTCAGCGAAAGATTGCCACCTGACCTCCATGGCAAGTTAAAGCTGCCGATAATCTTCTTTTCGGACACAAAGGTCCCTGACAGTTGCTACCTTAACGACCCTGACGCACTTTCTGCATTACAGATACTTGGTGAACTGAGCGAGATGAGACAGATGCAGCAGGGGAAGATGTGGGTTGGAAAGTCCATTGCCTATGCCATCATGAGAAAGTATCCTACGGTTGTGCAGATCGCTATGAGATGA
- a CDS encoding nucleotidyltransferase family protein, with protein MVALKLLKEHEDEIRELFGVKRIGLFGSFARGEALKRSDVDVLVEFDEGKKTFNNYMDLKFYLEELFERDVDLVIETAIKPRLKEHIMREAVYA; from the coding sequence ATGGTTGCTCTCAAGCTCTTGAAGGAGCATGAAGACGAGATTAGGGAACTTTTTGGTGTTAAGAGGATAGGTCTTTTCGGATCATTTGCCAGAGGCGAAGCCTTGAAAAGAAGCGACGTAGATGTGCTTGTAGAGTTTGATGAGGGTAAGAAGACATTCAATAACTATATGGACCTGAAGTTCTATCTTGAGGAGCTTTTTGAAAGGGATGTGGACTTAGTAATTGAAACAGCTATCAAACCCAGGTTAAAGGAGCACATAATGAGGGAAGCTGTCTATGCCTGA
- a CDS encoding RsmD family RNA methyltransferase, with translation MSLKDELIGIIPEKELEDLPNRFDIIGDIAIVSVPEELRSYNEEMARAIMGMMQNIRTVLNKISKLEGNRRVADFEIITGNGTQTIHREFGFSYRIDLKQSFFNARLSYERKRIASLVKAGENVLVPFSGVGPFAIPAAAAGAKVVAVEMNGDACRSFTENCRLNKVQDNVQVINADANSIPNMLNMEFDRAIIPTPYGMDHFLERISSLVRTGGHVHFYTFKPKEEIPELIERYEDMGFEVLFHRRCGNVAPGISRWVFDLRK, from the coding sequence ATGAGCCTTAAAGATGAGCTAATAGGGATCATACCGGAGAAGGAACTGGAGGATCTGCCAAATCGTTTTGATATTATTGGAGATATCGCTATTGTTTCTGTCCCTGAAGAACTGAGATCATACAATGAAGAGATGGCCCGTGCTATCATGGGAATGATGCAGAACATCAGGACCGTGCTGAACAAGATCTCAAAACTTGAAGGCAACAGGCGGGTTGCAGACTTTGAGATAATCACCGGGAACGGTACGCAAACCATCCACAGGGAGTTCGGCTTCTCTTACCGGATAGACCTGAAGCAGTCCTTTTTCAATGCCAGGCTCTCATACGAAAGGAAAAGGATAGCATCCCTGGTAAAAGCCGGCGAGAACGTGCTTGTACCGTTCAGCGGTGTGGGTCCCTTTGCCATACCTGCTGCTGCAGCCGGTGCGAAGGTCGTTGCAGTGGAAATGAACGGTGACGCCTGCAGATCCTTTACAGAGAACTGCAGGCTCAATAAAGTTCAGGATAATGTCCAGGTAATAAATGCCGATGCTAACAGCATACCCAATATGCTCAATATGGAATTCGACAGGGCGATAATCCCGACACCATATGGCATGGACCATTTCCTTGAAAGAATCTCTTCACTTGTGAGAACAGGAGGACATGTCCATTTCTACACTTTTAAACCCAAAGAGGAGATTCCGGAACTTATCGAGAGGTATGAGGACATGGGATTTGAAGTCCTGTTCCATCGGAGATGTGGGAATGTTGCACCGGGGATAAGCAGATGGGTGTTCGACCTGAGAAAATAG
- a CDS encoding acetolactate synthase large subunit, with translation MKASDLFVKCLENEGVEYIFGVPGEETIDLTESLRKSKIRFIPTRHEQSAAFMADVYGRLTHRPGVCLATLGPGATNLITGIADAQLDRAPLVAITGQSALEKTHKESHQYIDIVTAFKQFTTWNSKVTRADFIPEIVHKAFDIATDRPGATHIELPEDVAKEETAKEPIIRKVYPHISIHDEKELRKAAAMIKESSMPIILAGNGIFREDAATELRKLVQFTGLPVVTTFMGKGAIPADDDHYLGSMGIKDRDHIMCGFEMADLVICIGFDYVEYTPKFWNPDKSKKIIHIHTDHPEIDENYVPDIMLIGSIRQALFSLRQQCEFTREMPDRFTKVRSRMRAEIEDYTEDTSFPIKPQRILSDVRASIDRDDILISDVGAHKLWIGRLFPAYEPNTVFISNGLATMGFALPGAIAASLIKPEKKIVAIAGDGGFLMNLQDLETAVRLGCNFVVVIFNDSKYGLIEWHERKAFDETIGIEFNNPDFVMLAKSFGAKGVKVESAEELKPALEEALSAGGVWLLDVPVDYSENIKLTEKLKNSFCEI, from the coding sequence ATGAAAGCCAGTGACCTCTTTGTGAAGTGTCTTGAGAATGAAGGTGTTGAATACATATTCGGTGTGCCCGGCGAGGAGACCATAGACCTTACAGAATCGCTCAGAAAGTCAAAGATAAGATTCATCCCTACAAGACATGAACAAAGTGCGGCTTTCATGGCAGATGTATACGGAAGGCTCACTCACAGACCAGGAGTATGTCTTGCGACACTCGGACCCGGAGCCACGAATCTTATAACAGGTATCGCCGATGCACAACTTGACAGGGCACCTCTTGTAGCTATCACTGGCCAGTCAGCCCTTGAGAAGACACACAAGGAATCACACCAGTACATCGATATCGTCACCGCGTTCAAACAGTTCACCACATGGAACTCCAAGGTCACAAGGGCTGATTTCATTCCCGAGATCGTCCACAAGGCATTCGATATAGCCACTGATAGACCGGGTGCAACACACATAGAGCTTCCCGAGGATGTTGCCAAAGAGGAAACTGCAAAGGAACCGATAATCAGGAAGGTCTATCCTCATATCAGTATCCATGATGAGAAAGAGCTCAGAAAAGCTGCTGCTATGATTAAAGAGAGTTCCATGCCTATCATCCTTGCAGGCAATGGTATCTTCAGGGAGGATGCAGCTACTGAACTAAGGAAACTGGTCCAGTTCACAGGGCTCCCTGTGGTGACAACGTTCATGGGAAAAGGTGCGATACCGGCAGATGATGACCATTACCTCGGTTCAATGGGTATCAAGGACCGTGACCACATCATGTGTGGTTTTGAGATGGCCGACCTTGTGATATGTATAGGATTCGATTACGTTGAATACACACCTAAATTCTGGAACCCTGATAAGTCCAAGAAGATAATACACATCCACACCGACCACCCTGAGATAGATGAGAACTATGTTCCTGATATAATGCTCATCGGCAGCATCAGACAGGCACTTTTCAGCCTCAGGCAACAGTGTGAGTTCACAAGGGAGATGCCTGACAGGTTCACAAAGGTCCGTTCAAGAATGCGAGCTGAGATAGAGGACTATACTGAGGATACATCATTCCCGATAAAACCACAGAGGATACTGAGCGATGTCAGAGCATCCATTGACAGGGATGATATTCTGATAAGTGATGTGGGTGCGCATAAATTATGGATCGGTCGCCTTTTCCCTGCGTATGAACCAAATACGGTCTTCATATCCAACGGACTCGCAACCATGGGATTCGCACTTCCGGGTGCAATTGCAGCAAGCCTGATCAAACCTGAGAAGAAGATAGTGGCAATAGCAGGAGATGGCGGTTTCCTCATGAACCTCCAGGACCTTGAGACCGCTGTGAGGCTTGGGTGCAATTTCGTTGTAGTTATCTTCAACGACTCAAAGTACGGACTCATCGAATGGCATGAGAGAAAAGCCTTTGATGAGACTATAGGTATCGAGTTCAACAATCCTGATTTTGTTATGCTCGCTAAGAGCTTCGGTGCAAAGGGTGTCAAAGTTGAAAGTGCTGAGGAATTGAAACCAGCACTTGAAGAAGCACTCAGTGCAGGTGGCGTCTGGCTTCTGGATGTACCGGTGGATTATTCCGAGAACATCAAACTTACAGAAAAACTAAAGAACAGTTTCTGTGAGATCTAG
- a CDS encoding YoaP domain-containing protein — MNDIEIIDLTPENISEYGVCGYKDVKKHLELRNKIDWFKEYYPKGLRIKALISEKGGYQGMLEYIPGKYAHRPVDADGYMFIHCIFVGFKKEFKGKGYASLMIDECIKEAKNEGMHGLAVVTRKGSFMVKKEIFLKKDFTVVDKAKPDFELLVLKFNEDAPGPEFKDMEKVLENYKEGLYIMRSAQCPYTEKNVNAIIGTAKDEFGLDARLIDLEDSDAVQNSPCAFGTFCIIYDGEVISHHPISNKRFVNIMNKKIK, encoded by the coding sequence ATGAACGACATTGAGATCATTGACCTGACCCCGGAGAATATTTCCGAATACGGTGTATGTGGCTATAAGGATGTAAAGAAGCACCTTGAACTGAGAAACAAGATAGACTGGTTCAAAGAGTACTATCCAAAAGGTCTGAGAATTAAAGCCCTCATCTCAGAAAAAGGCGGGTATCAGGGCATGCTTGAGTACATTCCCGGCAAATATGCCCACAGGCCCGTGGATGCTGACGGATACATGTTCATCCATTGCATCTTTGTTGGCTTCAAAAAAGAGTTCAAAGGCAAAGGATATGCTTCCCTGATGATAGACGAATGCATCAAAGAAGCGAAAAATGAGGGCATGCACGGGCTTGCTGTTGTTACCAGAAAAGGTTCTTTCATGGTGAAAAAAGAGATCTTTCTCAAAAAAGACTTCACCGTGGTTGATAAGGCAAAACCTGATTTTGAATTGCTGGTTCTGAAATTCAATGAGGATGCACCAGGCCCAGAGTTTAAGGATATGGAAAAAGTTCTTGAGAACTATAAAGAAGGACTCTATATTATGCGCTCGGCCCAGTGTCCTTATACTGAAAAGAATGTGAATGCAATTATTGGTACTGCAAAAGATGAATTCGGGCTGGATGCAAGACTGATAGACCTTGAAGATTCAGATGCAGTTCAGAACTCTCCATGTGCTTTCGGTACTTTCTGCATCATTTATGATGGAGAGGTAATCAGTCATCATCCTATCAGCAATAAGCGCTTTGTGAATATAATGAATAAAAAGATTAAATGA
- a CDS encoding NAD-dependent succinate-semialdehyde dehydrogenase, producing MGKISSVNPATGELNGEFGLHSQQVVDQKIANSRKAFDEWKMEDIVERTFSIECVAEVLREKREELAETITKEMGKPIKESLAEIDKCAWACDYFAEQADTFLAAEFVETDAETSGFVYEPVGTVLSIMPWNFPFWQALRFGIPALAGGNVVLLKHASSVPMCALEIEKLFIEAGFPEGVYQTLLVDGPTASSLISRDEIDAVTFTGSRPAGEKVAEAAGRNIKKFVLELGGSDPFIVLDDADIEKAATSAVTARFQNCGQSCIAAKRLLIDESIVEDFTDLFIDNVSKLRIGDPMDPDTDIGPLSSKGQRSMVKQQVDETLKMGANVILEGGPQEGEGFFYAPTVLSDISKEAPVVREEVFGPVAPIITFSNDEEAIGIANSTEYGLGACIWSKETSRAMKMTRHIEAGVIAVNNMVASDPRLPFGGMKKSGVGRELYRTGMLEFMNVKSMKVY from the coding sequence TTGGGTAAGATAAGTTCGGTCAATCCTGCAACCGGTGAACTGAATGGAGAGTTCGGCCTCCATTCCCAGCAAGTAGTTGACCAGAAGATAGCAAATTCAAGAAAGGCATTCGATGAATGGAAAATGGAGGACATTGTCGAGAGGACATTTTCGATAGAGTGTGTTGCCGAGGTTCTCAGGGAAAAGAGAGAGGAACTTGCAGAGACGATAACAAAGGAAATGGGCAAGCCTATCAAGGAATCACTCGCAGAGATAGATAAGTGTGCATGGGCATGCGATTATTTTGCAGAGCAGGCAGACACATTCCTTGCAGCTGAATTCGTTGAGACCGATGCGGAAACATCAGGTTTTGTCTACGAACCCGTCGGAACCGTTCTGAGCATCATGCCATGGAACTTCCCATTCTGGCAGGCACTGAGGTTCGGAATACCAGCCCTTGCAGGCGGGAATGTAGTGCTGCTGAAACATGCAAGTAGTGTTCCCATGTGTGCCCTTGAGATAGAGAAGTTATTCATAGAAGCCGGGTTTCCCGAAGGTGTCTACCAGACGCTTCTTGTTGATGGTCCCACTGCATCCTCACTGATATCAAGGGATGAGATCGATGCTGTGACTTTCACAGGAAGCAGGCCAGCCGGAGAAAAGGTAGCAGAAGCTGCAGGAAGGAACATCAAGAAGTTCGTACTGGAACTTGGCGGAAGTGATCCGTTCATAGTCCTTGACGACGCTGACATCGAAAAAGCTGCCACTTCAGCAGTTACAGCCCGTTTCCAGAACTGTGGACAAAGCTGTATTGCAGCCAAACGTTTACTAATTGATGAAAGTATCGTGGAGGATTTCACTGACCTCTTCATAGACAATGTAAGCAAACTCAGGATAGGTGACCCCATGGACCCTGATACCGACATCGGACCGCTTTCAAGTAAGGGGCAAAGGAGTATGGTAAAGCAGCAGGTGGACGAGACACTGAAAATGGGAGCTAACGTGATCCTGGAAGGCGGACCTCAGGAGGGTGAGGGGTTCTTCTACGCACCAACGGTACTAAGTGATATTTCAAAAGAGGCACCGGTTGTCAGGGAAGAGGTATTCGGACCTGTGGCACCCATAATAACTTTCAGTAACGATGAAGAGGCCATCGGGATAGCTAACAGCACGGAATACGGACTTGGTGCCTGTATCTGGAGCAAAGAGACATCCAGGGCCATGAAAATGACAAGGCATATCGAAGCTGGTGTCATTGCCGTAAACAATATGGTCGCCTCCGACCCGAGACTTCCCTTTGGCGGAATGAAGAAGAGTGGCGTGGGAAGAGAACTGTATCGTACAGGTATGCTTGAATTCATGAATGTAAAATCAATGAAGGTGTATTAA
- a CDS encoding NAD-dependent succinate-semialdehyde dehydrogenase: MTTIPSINPTTGKVISEVEMHTEEQVSRMLKKSAETFREWKRTDISERNELLKNFAELLRKNKQQYGELITTEMGKVIKQAVPEVAKCATMFDYFADNAERMLEPEPAEELCNSTIHYEPMGTVLAIKPWNFPFWQVLSAAAHVLAGGNVMLLKHSSYVPLCALEIENIFLEAGFPEGVFQTMLIDGRNASSLISRDEVKAVSFTGGFDAGQKVAELSAHNMKKFVLELGGSDPFLVLDDANVEMAAKTGVPSRFINTGQTCIAAKRFIVMEDVAEEFTERFVEGTNKLNIGDPMDPETDIGPMVRDEQIPALEEQVKDAISKGAEALVPGGRMAGEGYMYSPTVLGNITRDMKVMSEETFGPIAPIITVRTEEEAIELANDSEFGLGASVWSQDRERAMRIASELETGMVGINSFCTPQACLPFGGVKKSGMGRELSRHGFLEFMNIKSVKLM; this comes from the coding sequence ATGACCACCATCCCATCCATCAACCCGACAACAGGAAAAGTCATCAGCGAAGTTGAAATGCATACTGAAGAACAGGTTAGCAGGATGCTCAAAAAGTCTGCTGAGACGTTCAGGGAATGGAAGAGGACCGATATCTCAGAGCGAAATGAGCTTCTGAAGAACTTCGCAGAGCTGTTGAGAAAGAACAAGCAGCAGTATGGGGAACTCATCACAACCGAGATGGGAAAGGTCATCAAGCAGGCTGTTCCAGAGGTTGCTAAATGTGCCACCATGTTCGACTATTTTGCTGATAACGCAGAGAGGATGCTTGAACCCGAACCTGCAGAGGAATTATGCAATTCCACGATACACTACGAACCTATGGGAACCGTACTTGCGATCAAACCATGGAACTTCCCCTTCTGGCAGGTTCTCAGTGCAGCCGCCCATGTCCTTGCAGGTGGGAATGTCATGCTCCTGAAGCACTCAAGCTATGTGCCCCTGTGTGCACTTGAGATCGAGAACATCTTTCTTGAGGCTGGATTCCCTGAAGGTGTCTTCCAGACCATGCTGATCGACGGGAGGAACGCATCCTCACTTATCTCAAGGGATGAAGTCAAAGCCGTATCATTCACCGGAGGATTCGATGCCGGACAGAAGGTGGCCGAACTCTCCGCCCACAATATGAAGAAGTTCGTGCTGGAACTTGGCGGGAGCGACCCGTTCCTTGTCCTTGATGATGCAAATGTAGAGATGGCAGCAAAGACAGGTGTTCCAAGCCGTTTCATCAATACCGGGCAGACCTGCATAGCAGCCAAACGTTTCATTGTCATGGAGGATGTGGCAGAGGAGTTCACCGAGAGGTTTGTGGAGGGAACCAACAAGCTGAACATCGGTGACCCCATGGATCCTGAGACAGATATAGGTCCAATGGTAAGGGATGAGCAGATACCGGCACTGGAAGAACAGGTAAAGGATGCCATATCAAAGGGTGCGGAAGCCCTTGTTCCCGGTGGAAGGATGGCAGGTGAGGGATACATGTACTCTCCAACCGTCCTCGGAAACATAACCAGGGACATGAAGGTCATGAGTGAGGAAACATTCGGACCCATAGCACCGATAATAACTGTGAGAACTGAGGAAGAGGCCATCGAACTTGCAAACGATTCCGAGTTCGGACTTGGCGCCAGTGTATGGAGTCAGGACCGTGAAAGAGCCATGAGGATCGCCTCTGAACTTGAGACCGGAATGGTGGGGATCAACTCGTTCTGTACACCACAGGCATGCCTTCCTTTCGGTGGAGTGAAAAAAAGCGGCATGGGTAGAGAGCTCTCAAGACATGGTTTCCTTGAGTTCATGAACATCAAGTCTGTGAAATTGATGTGA